Proteins co-encoded in one Microcebus murinus isolate Inina chromosome 5, M.murinus_Inina_mat1.0, whole genome shotgun sequence genomic window:
- the LOC105864894 gene encoding mitochondrial import inner membrane translocase subunit Tim9 has translation MAAQIPESDQIKQFKEFLGTYNKLTETCFLDCVKDFTTREVKPEETTCSEHCLQKYLKMTQRISMRFQEYHIQQNEALAAKAGLLGQPR, from the coding sequence ATGGCTGCACAAATACCAGAATCTGATCAGATAAAACAGTTTAAGGAATTTCTTGGGACCTACAATAAACTTACAGAAACCTGCTTTTTGGACTGTGTTAAAGACTTCACAACAAGAGAAGTAAAACCTGAAGAGACCACCTGTTCAGAACATTgcttacagaaatatttaaaaatgacacagAGAATATCCATGAGATTTCAGGAATATCATATTCAGCAGAATGAGGCTCTGGCAGCCAAAGCAGGACTCCTTGGCCAGCCACGATAG